Below is a genomic region from Streptococcus salivarius.
GAGTAATCATACGACCTTTGAATCGGATAGAAACTTTAACCTTGTTTCCTTTTTCAAGGAACTTACGGCCGTTACGAAGTTTTGTTTCAAAGTCACCTTTATCAATAACTGGACTCAAACGAACTTCCTTAACGGTAACAACGCTTTGTTTCTTACGTTGTTCTTTTTGTTTCTTTTGATACTCAAATTTGAACTTACCATAGTCCATAATCTTCGCAACAGGTGGCGTAGCTTGTGGTTGGATGAGAACCAAGTCAACATTTGCATCATCTGCAATAGCTTGCGCTTCTGACAATGGTTTAATTCCCAATTGTTCACCATCAAGACCAACAAGACGAACTTCGCGGACACGAATTTCATCATTAATGAATAGATCTTTCTTAGCTATGATCTTCACCTCTTTATTTTTTTAGAGAAAAACAAAGCGGACTTGATATACAAGCCCGCACACATAATATCCCTTAAGGGATTTGACATGTTGGGCCAGACAACCTAAGTCGCAAGGCGAGAAGTTCTCACTTCTGCTTTTCTCATTGTTTATAGTATAACAAGTGAGTCATCCTTTGTCAATAATTTTTTTTGCTTTTTCTTGAATAAATTCTACAACACCATCAATAGATACACCTGTAGTATCAAAAGTGATGGCATCTTCCGCTGGTTTAAGAGGCGACACCTTACGATGACTATCTTTATAGTCTCGTTCAGCAATTTCTTTTTTTAGAGTCTCAAGGTCAGCAGGAATCCCTTTTTCAATATTTTCCTTATAACGACGTTCTGCACGTTCATCAACAGAAGCAATCAAGAAAATCTTAAGTTCTGCATCAGGCAAAACCACAGTACCAATATCACGACCATCCATGATAATAGCCCCATCTTGAG
It encodes:
- the infC gene encoding translation initiation factor IF-3 → MKIIAKKDLFINDEIRVREVRLVGLDGEQLGIKPLSEAQAIADDANVDLVLIQPQATPPVAKIMDYGKFKFEYQKKQKEQRKKQSVVTVKEVRLSPVIDKGDFETKLRNGRKFLEKGNKVKVSIRFKGRMITHKEIGAKVLAEFAEKTQDIAIIEQRAKMDGRQMFMQLAPIPDKK